The Vespula vulgaris chromosome 10, iyVesVulg1.1, whole genome shotgun sequence nucleotide sequence TCTAACGTGATGCTTCTAACGCGGTCGTCGCACTAACTCCTTCAGGGATCGCAAGCGAATGCATGCATACGTTTAGCGAGTAAACTCCAAATGAACACTTCATCAAGGATCAGCGATCCCATTTGCTCTTGGAATTTCCCATTGAAACTCGCAAATATTCTATCGATGGCGGAGATACTCCcatcgatatttctttgttgTTCGAACACCGATTGaatacacttttttttctaatcacgCTTTACAGATGTTATTTCGatggaaaaaatgaagaaacgaggtaacaacaacaacaacaacgacagcAAGAGTACGAAAAATCGTCAAAACGAGGATAAAAGTAAGAACGATGATATggacaaagataaaaaaaatgtcgtcGGACGACTGATAGAAGACGAAGAATCCACTAATCAGGGCTTCGGAGAATGGCTTAGATCTAACGACGGTGTAGAAATGATGAGACTCTTCGTCATCGCCAATTCACTTTTACTCTTTGTCACGATGGCCTGGCCTAACATGAAGGAAAGCTTTTACATTATTCGCGACTATTTTatgggagaagaagaagattattgagaaataaagagagagagagagagttatattcaatatttctaAAGACTCTTTTGAGACAGCgcatttttttcaaaggagGAAGTAcgtggagaagaaaaaaagaatatatatatatatatatatactctcgaggtatcgaaacgaaaaaagattcttcgtttttttttcttgttctttttggTTGATTAagataagcaaaaaaaaaaaaaatacagcgATCACCATGTTGGCTGCTTTCTTTCGCGGTGCATTTCTCATCGGCATTCTCGCTTGGTACAGCATCAGCGTTTGGAATATGATCGACGGTTATTTTAGAGATCAATTTACTAGTTACCTGCACGAGGAATATCGAAAAAATCCACATATGAAGACTTATATGAAGGATGTCAATGAGGTTGGTAAGAACGAGGCCGTACATACCGACAGGAAAGTTCCATTAAAGAAAATCGACGAACTCGAGAAAGCCGAGAGCTGTCCGGTCGATAAAGTAGATACCGATAAGTTATTGAAACCTTGCGATATCTCGGAGAAAATTTCGGAAGTTGATCGACCGAACGAAtccgttgaaaaagaaatgttagagaaaatttcaacgGAAAAGGATTTGTATAACGTCGACGATGACGATCATCATCAAACGATAAAAAGTGTTGAGAAAATGGCGGATGAAGAGAAGGGgccgaagaaaaaagaattttcttcgagtAAGGAATTTGAAGAAgatatagagaagaaaaagaagcaaagagagaaagaaaaagagaaggagagggagagagagagagaaaaaaggaagagggaagaagaaaaaacgaaaaaggaaaagaagaaacgagtgaAAACGATCACCCTTAACGAAGAAGATTTTCTAAGCGTCAAAAATAGACGAGGTACGATCGGACGCGACGAAGATTTTTGGGAATTCGAGGACGATGAGGAGAAGCAGAAAATGGAGGATGAAGAAAAGGGTATACTGATCTCAGATCTCCCATTCAAACCGAAACTCGACATCGGTCGTTTGGAGAGAATTACGCCTGACGAATACTGCCCTTTGACCTTGGAAGACGAACTTTCTTGTGGGGAGACCACCAAGTGGCCCTAAACATATAATCCCGATGGAATTTTAATCGGATGTTTATGtgttatgaaattaaaaaaaaaatgtatttatttattatatccactttataataatatttattatatatcgaatattatcaataataaaaacaatatatatatacatatatatatatacgtacataataatgaaaagaaaaaaagttcatattataataattttctttaagttTTGAACCTATCGAACGCGtcgtttttaaaatatgagaaaaagattatGCTACATCGAATTCGTACAATTGTCAAGCCTATATTACACAAAAAGATCGCTTTAATTTATTCCGTTCAGTATAATAACGAATTGTAAATTTAAGTGTTATTACGTAAACTTctttacgatatttataactttttaaatgtgttacaaattattcattatatcgCAAATCTACGTATTTACGACGATTAATTcgtctatttatatttttatctcctaTTTTACTAGGCTAAGTGGATTAGTTACGTTATtcgattggaaaaaaataaatataggcaagagaaaagaaaaagaaaaattgtaatatgtTTGTCAcgtaattatgtaaattataataataaaaataaaaagacctGTAAGTGCATGtatagaaagagtgagagagataaagatagtgATAGAAGCAGtcaaaaggataaaataaagaaaagaaaaaaaaatagaaaaaaaaaaaaaagaaaaataagatgatATAGGAACAATTTTTGTTCCACTAATAGTAAGACGTTTCCTCGCGTCTAAAATATGGTTACTTCGATGACTATACTGAAATAACTGATTTACAAAGCGGATACGCGAAACGTACGTTTAAATGCAAATGAAATGCAATAAGGTGTAAACAGATGGGTCTGCCTAAGAAGACTAATCCTACGTCCTTGAAGCTCGTTTGCCGTCCTCCATGATCGTtgcagttttattttttcattttctctctctctctctctctctctctttgtatctcCTTCTGTTGGTAACCTCATCCGTCGGCCATTAAAcaaatcgtttctcttctcctttttttttttaatacgaaattTCCTTGACCACCTTAACCGAGTGACACGGTTCTCCCCATAACATCGTtgcgataaaatttttattctttatcttcaataaaaaaaaaaaaaaaaaagaaaagaaaaaaaaataaaacactaAATTGgtttttcttctaatatacgatttaatttacatacatatatttaatattaaaaatattttctacgagaGTATGTTTTTATCAGATAGAATATTCTTGCAAgggaaatatttgtatattaatatttaattatattaaatatatatatatttttttttacataatattataactgtacgaaatatatatttctctatgtatatatgaatattttcatattaaaaacataaatataattctactGAGCCTACAACTCTAatctaaaaattataacagaaatatatcacattaattatacttcatatctttaaaaaacaattcttACTTAAATTCTTTAAAGAACAAATCctgaaatttgtataataccAATAAACGGTATACTTATTATTAGAATGTAAAAAGGTTCGAATTTGTAACCGTAAACGTTACGACGAACccgtttgatttttttacatacatatggaTGTACATACttattgtacgtatatacatacatacgtatgtatgtatatatctatctatctatctgtctatataaaatatatgtatgtgtatatacgagatatatatgtatttatgtatgtatgtgtgtaagtaaataagtacgtaTGACCAAAAGAAGATATCGGTTGCATTCAGAAACGATGACGCTCGTAATCGTACGAGGAATACTAAGAACGATATAGTTCGAACGGGAAATTGTTATTTCTGTCTATAcgaaggagagacagagaagacaCGTCTCTATGGCAAAAggaatataagtatatacatatatattacatatatgttgaATACAATTTGTACAAACGCTAACCttcgattataaaaacaaagaaaaaaaaataaaacagacaaaaaaaaagaaataaaaagagagacagagagagagacactcGTTATCGCATTACCATTACCGACGACAATATTATGCAAGAGTATAGAGGTGGAATGGGTGattatgcgtgtgtgtgtgtatatatatacatatatatatatacacgtgtatcgTTTTACAAGTACTCACGGTCAATGAAGATATGCGACAGGTACGCAGGAAATGCAGGAGAGACCTTCCGTCTTCTCACACAGATTCAAGTATTAGaagtatgtacttacgtaagtacatattattatgtatttatatataatacgtatttttgaaatagataattttacgattatccttttttctgtatcttttatttattcatttattcatttatttatttatttattgatcgatcgaatgatttttatttatttattttgtataattgtttataaccCTTCATCCatttatcgttttctctttctttttatgtcaTTTTGTCTTACTTTTTGgttttttaataacttctaCATGAATCGTTTATTATCACGATAAacggatatatttttctctttctttttctattctgacgttatctaattataaaaaaaaaataataaaaaaaaaaaaaaagaaattctttggCGATCGTCTACCAGATCCggcaaataaataataaattacacaaaagaaaaagagagagagagagagagggagagagagagaagataaaaaagaaaagaaaaaataaataacagcgACGCAGAAGAGAAAcactaattattttcttttcgtttctttgcaGAAGATTAAAGATTCTTTGAAACACACTAACTTACGTATATTACGTTCGttaagaggaagaggaaatggaaaaaagaaatgcgagATGGAAAGAACGCGGTAGGACGCAAGAAACGATTTTCTAACTAACataaacgatcgagaaaagtGCGTACCGGCAATG carries:
- the LOC127066855 gene encoding myb-like protein X is translated as MLAAFFRGAFLIGILAWYSISVWNMIDGYFRDQFTSYLHEEYRKNPHMKTYMKDVNEVGKNEAVHTDRKVPLKKIDELEKAESCPVDKVDTDKLLKPCDISEKISEVDRPNESVEKEMLEKISTEKDLYNVDDDDHHQTIKSVEKMADEEKGPKKKEFSSSKEFEEDIEKKKKQREKEKEKEREREREKRKREEEKTKKEKKKRVKTITLNEEDFLSVKNRRGTIGRDEDFWEFEDDEEKQKMEDEEKGILISDLPFKPKLDIGRLERITPDEYCPLTLEDELSCGETTKWP